A stretch of the Uranotaenia lowii strain MFRU-FL chromosome 3, ASM2978415v1, whole genome shotgun sequence genome encodes the following:
- the LOC129753483 gene encoding uncharacterized protein LOC129753483: MSWLKLNDSLNKVKGQITSFAQEVLAEGIVRENEDGEDDGQEQESEPGNQVRDIGQAKQRISELTGLCATQDQEIATLRKQIAEYQQQLQNQSAVKHLPSPSPLPPPPAGESSTTGFKLGNGNSVHIRTGPHEVLLKYWSRSDKLMCKDR, translated from the exons ATGTCTTGGCTAAAGTTAAACGATAGTCTTAATAAAGTTAAGGGACAAATAACCAGCTTCGCCCAAGAAGTGCTGGCCGAAGGAATAGTCCGTGAGAATGAAGATGGTGAAGATGACGGACAGGAGCAAGAATCGGAACCTGGGAATCAGGTTCGGGACATTGGCCAAGCCAAACAGCGGATCAGTGAACTAACGGGACTTTGTGCGACGCAGGATCAAGAG ATTGCAACACTTCGCAAACAAATTGCAGAATATCAGCAACAGCTCCAGAACCAATCGGCAGTGAAACATTTGCCGTCACCATCGCCATTGCCGCCGCCACCAGCCGGAGAGTCTTCCACTACCGGTTTCAAGCTAGGG AATGGCAATAGCGTGCACATCCGCACGGGTCCGCATGAAGTGCTCCTTAAATATTGGTCCCGAAGCGATAAGCTGATGTGTAAAGATCGATAA
- the LOC129758106 gene encoding exosome complex exonuclease RRP44-like, whose translation MLTNRVFMKKTRKGGIIKVVREHYLRDDVACGIGSCGLCSLPSTRTSLDPKPEQLNESFPLPHYLMLDTNVILYQIDFLESEAVRNVIVLSTVLDEVKHRSPKIFKRLRKVIADPGRKFYTFVNEHHKDTYLSKGIGESANDRNDRMIRQAALWYGKHIKEDNPKSKLQVIILTDDAENRTKASALGLAVSSVANYVGSMKNHPELKDKVFNTEKWQDDSKIIFPSHMTAAQIHDGIKKGELHQGSFFASRDNFLEGNVRSEAYEEPILIQGRLNLNRAVDGDVVAIRMFPKSEWKCPSKIVLVDEQNVDDETAEVADPEFENDPKDDAVPTAAIVGIIKRKWRQYCGILAANPLAGSTRHLFVPSDRNIPRIRIETRQSAHLITQRIVVAIDYWPRHSKYPIGHFVRALGNIGEKDAENEVILLEHDIPHGSWSAEIKSQLPVLPWHVEPEEYKKRVDLRDITICSVDPPGCTDIDDALHARRLDNGNIEVGVHIADVTHFIKPGTALDKEAALRATTVYLVDKRIDMVPDVLSSNLCSLRGGEERLAFSCVWELDDNANIIHTKFHKSVIKSKAALTYQEAQLIIDDASQTNQTAQSLRLLNKLAKLLKKRRIDNGALVLASPEIRFNIDSETHDPIDVVAKKMLDTNSMVEEFMLLANVSVAEKIEHEFPECAMLRRHPCPPDANFEPLKKAASYQGFEIITDSGKQLATSLDLAVKPDNPYFNTLLRILTTRCMMQAVYFISGTTQRQEYFHYGLASPIYTHFTSPIRRYADIIVHRLLAACIGADSTYPALLDKTASAQLCNNLNYRNRMAQYSGRASVALHTHLFFRNRTSDEEAYILFVKKNAFQVIVPKYGLEGTIYVSGRGEKARSGPTFTYNEETQTQSCGNVEFHAFDPVMVRLSLDSTNVQHQKLVFELVTPYIEGFSVKPLAELDQASPTKRKSTEVEEQQPSAVDTVKKSKKGKKAK comes from the exons ATGTTAACTAATCGAGTGTTTATGAAAAAGACCAGGAAAG GTGGAATCATAAAAGTTGTTCGAGAGCACTATCTCCGAGATGACGTTGCCTGCGGAATTGGCTCTTGTGGGCTGTGCTCCCTGCCATCAACCCGAACCAGTTTAGACCCCAAACCGGAGCAACTGAACGAGAGCTTCCCCTTGCCTCACTATCTGATGCTGGATACCAATGTGATTCTCTACCAAATCGATTTTCTCGAGTCCGAGGCCGTCCGAAATGTGATTGTGCTCAGTACTGTCCTGGATGAG GTCAAGCATCGGAgtccgaaaattttcaaacgcctACGAAAGGTGATTGCCGATCCGGGAAGAAAGTTCTATACTTTTGTGAACGAACACCACAAAGACACGTACCTTAGTAAAGGAATCGGGGAATCGGCCAACGATCGTAACGACCGGATGATCCGTCAGGCGGCCCTCTGGTACGGTAAACACATCAAGGAAGACAATCCGAAGAGTAAACTTCAGGTGATCATTTTGACGGACGATGCTGAAAACCGGACGAAAGCAAGCGCACTTGGACTGGCCGTTTCTTCTGTTGCGAATTATGTTGGATCGATGAAAAATCATCCGGAGTTAAAAGATAAAGTTTTTAACACGGAAAAGTGGCAGGATGATTCGAAGATTATTTTTCCATCCCATATGACGGCTGCCCAAATTCACGATGGAATTAAAAAGGGGGAATTGCACCAAGGTAGTTTCTTCGCCTCACGGGATAATTTTCTGGAAGGAAACGTTCGATCGGAAGCTTATGAGGAACCTATTTTAATTCAGGGCCGGTTGAATTTGAATCGGGCTGTGGATGGAGACGTCGTTGCAATTCGAATGTTTCCCAAAAGCGAATGGAAATGTCCAAGCAAGATTGTGCTGGTGGATGAACAAAATGTTGATGACGAAACCGCAGAAGTTGCAGACCCcgaatttgaaaatgatccaAAAGATGATGCTGTTCCTACTGCTGCCATTGTAGGAATAATCAAACGAAAATGGCGTCAATACTGTGGAATATTAGCCGCTAATCCATTGGCTGGTTCGACCAGGCATCTGTTTGTACCATCggatagaaacattcctcggaTTCGCATTGAAACGCGTCAATCAGCTCATCTGATTACTCAACGCATCGTTGTGGCCATCGATTACTGGCCTAGACACTCTAAGTATCCGATAGGTCATTTTGTGCGGGCATTGGGAAATATTGGCGAGAAAGATGCAGAAAATGAAGTTATTCTTCTTGAACACGACATACCGCATGGTAGTTGGTCAGCGGAAATAAAGAGTCAGCTACCCGTATTGCCCTGGCATGTTGAACCGGAAGAGTACAAGAAGCGTGTAGATTTGAGGGACATAACCATTTGTTCCGTTGATCCGCCAGGTTGTACAGATATTGACGATGCTTTGCATGCACGCCGTTTGGATAACGGAAACATAGAAGTAGGAGTGCATATAGCAGATGTAACACATTTCATCAAACCGGGAACGGCTTTGGACAAGGAAGCTGCTCTGAGAGCAACTACCGTGTATTTGGTAGACAAACGTATTGACATGGTGCCGGACGTTCTTAGCTCAAATCTTTGCTCCCTTCGTGGTGGAGAAGAGCGCTTGGCTTTCTCTTGTGTTTGGGAGCTTGATGATAATGCCAATATCATCCACACAAAGTTCCATAAATCGGTTATCAAATCCAAAGCAGCGTTAACTTATCAAGAAGCACAGCTCATCATCGATGATGCATCTCAAACTAATCAAACAGCTCAGTCGCTTCGTTTGCTTAACAAGCTGGCTAAGCTTCTCAAGAAACGTCGTATTGATAATGGTGCCTTAGTACTGGCCTCTCCGGAAATTCGTTTCAACATCGACAGCGAAACTCATGATCCCATTGACGTTGTGGCCAAGAAAATGCTTGACACTAACTCCATGGTCGAAGAATTCATGTTACTGGCAAACGTTTCTGTAGCGGAAAAAATAGAACACGAGTTCCCCGAGTGCGCGATGCTTCGTCGACATCCTTGTCCACCGGATGCCAATTTTGAACCCCTGAAAAAAGCGGCTTCCTATCaaggttttgaaattattaccgATAGTGGAAAGCAATTGGCTACCAGCTTAGACTTAGCCGTAAAACCCGACAATCCTTATTTCAACACTCTGCTCCGTATTTTAACAACGCGCTGTATGATGCAAGCCGTTTACTTCATCAGTGGAACAACCCAACGTCAAGAGTATTTCCACTACGGGTTGGCATCTCCGATCTACACTCACTTCACCTCACCGATCAGAAGATATGCCGATATCATTGTTCACAGATTGCTAGCAGCTTGCATAGGTGCTGACAGTACCTATCCGGCTCTTTTGGACAAAACAGCCAGCGCTCAGCTTTGTAACAACTTAAACTATCGCAACCGGATGGCACAGTATTCCGGTCGGGCTTCCGTAGCCCTGCATACTCACCTGTTCTTCCGCAATCGAACATCCGACGAGGAAGCTTACATTCTGTTTGTAAAGAAAAATGCTTTCCAAGTTATTGTGCCTAAATACGGTCTCGAAGGGACTATCTACGTTTCGGGGCGTGGTGAGAAGGCTCGTTCTGGTCCAACGTTCACATACAACGAGGAAACTCAAACGCAATCCTGTGGCAATGTCGAGTTTCATGCCTTCGATCCGGTCATGGTACGGTTGAGTTTAGATTCGACCAATGTACAACATCAGAAGCTTGTTTTCGAACTCGTTACCCCATACATCGAAGGATTCAGCGTAAAGCCGTTGGCCGAGTTAGATCAAGCTTCACCTACCAAACGCAAGAGTACGGAAGTCGAAGAGCAACAACCATCAGCGGTAGATACGGtgaaaaagagtaaaaaag gaaaaaaagcCAAGTAA